The proteins below are encoded in one region of Phaseolus vulgaris cultivar G19833 chromosome 1, P. vulgaris v2.0, whole genome shotgun sequence:
- the LOC137816707 gene encoding early nodulin-like protein 14, translating to MAAYSSVSASLLLIFFLLFGLSVAREILVGGKTDAWRIPASESDSLNQWAQRSRFQVGDFLVWKYDGGKDSVLEVSKEDYANCSISNPLKVYSDGTTKVKLDHPGPFYFISGAKGHCEKGQKLVVVVLTPRGRSSGVVSSPAPAPAPSSAEFEGPAVASAPLSSATVLHGGIVMVALGMVAMWGFSM from the exons ATGGCTGCTTATTCTTCAGTATCTGCCTCTCTTTTGctcatcttcttcctcctctttgGTCTCTCTGTAGCCAGGGAAATACTGGTTGGAGGTAAGACTGATGCTTGGAGGATTCCAGCCTCTGAATCAGACTCACTTAACCAATGGGCACAAAGATCTCGTTTCCAAGTTGGGGACTTTCTTG TTTGGAAATATGATGGTGGGAAAGACTCAGTTTTGGAAGTGAGCAAAGAGGACTACGCAAACTGCAGCATCTCAAACCCATTAAAGGTGTACAGTGATGGAACCACCAAGGTGAAACTTGACCATCCTGGGCCATTCTACTTCATCAGTGGGGCAAAGGGCCACTGTGAGAAGGGTCAGAAGCTTGTTGTGGTAGTTTTGACTCCAAGGGGAAGGTCCAGTGGCGTTGTTTCTTCACCAGCACCTGCTCCTGCACCTTCTTCTGCTGAGTTTGAAGGTCCTGCTGTTGCTTCTGCACCTCTTAGCAGTGCCACTGTTTTGCATGGGGGCATTGTGATGGTGGCCCTGGGAATGGTTGCTATGTGGGGGTTTTCTATGtga